AAGCTAGGGCTGTGAAAATTATGAAAAACGAAGGAAAAAAAGACGAAGTAAGAAAAGAAATTGAGAGGGCAGAAGAATTGAATGGAAAAGTAATAAGCGAGAAAAACGGCAAAATACTGCCCTTTGAAGTTGACCGCCGTTCGGTTTATAAATGTGTACAGTGTGGAACCTGCCGCTCAGTCTGCCCTGTTTTTGACGTGGTCGGCTGGGAATCAGCCAACACTCGCGGAAGGATGCTTATCATTAAGAGCCTGCTCGAAGGCAGACCCCCTTCCGAAGATGTTCTCTCAAGCCTAGCTTCCTGCACGACCTGTGGGATCTGTGCTGCCAAATGTCCTGCTGGAGCAAACCCTCCCGAAGTGGTGGAAGCTGCCCGCGCCCAGCTGGTAAAATGCGGGGTGACAACCGAAGCCCAGGAAAAACTGAGGGCAGCAGTCACGACCAGTGGAAACTCCTTTGGGGAAACAAGAAGCCGTTTGCACTGGCTTTCTGATGCGGAATGTACAAAACTTCCGGCGAAGTCCGATTATATTTACTTTGTAGGCTGTTTTGACTCCTATCGCTACCCTGAATTTGCCAAAAAGACCTTTGAGGTCTTGCAGCGCTTCGGAGTTACCCTTCTGCCGGACGAGCGGTGCTGCGCTTCTCCTCTCCTCCGTACCGGTTTCAGGGAAGATGCAGAAAAGGTCATGCAGCATAACCTTGAGCAAATCAGAAAGGTAGGGGCTCACACAATCATCACAAGCTGTGCCGGCTGTTACACAACCCTCAAGAACAACTATCCTGAAGAACTCAGAGTTATCAGTCTACCTGAATTCCTTGCCGAGCACCTGGAAGAACTCAACCTTAAGCGTCTTGATCTCACAGTTACCTATCATGATCCCTGTCACCTGGGCAGGCACAATAAGGTCTATGAAGCCCCCAGAAAAGTTATTCAGGCTATCTGCACCCTCAAAGAGATGAAAAACATCAAAGAAAACTCGCGCTGCTGCGGCGGTGGAGGAGGAGTCAGGATAGGCTATCCCGATATCTCTCTTGAACTTGCCCGAAACAGGCTCGGAGACGTGCCCGAAGGTGTGGACTACATCGTTACTTCCTGCCCCCTCTGCGTGAGGAACCTCAGGGACGCAGGTGGAGATATCGAAATAATTGATATTGTAGAACTCGTAGCAATGGCGATGGAATAATCTTAATTGTTCCATGTTTTGATCACTGTAAGTCTGGCTGCTTTAAGTCTGGCTGTTTTAAGCTTGGCTACAGCTTGGCCATCTTGCCTGTTTGCTCTTAGCAGGCTTTTGATATATAGGCAGGTTTTGTCGGCTAAGTTTAGTCTATTCTTGCTCGGTTTATCATAGTTCAACTTACTGTGACCCGGCTTATTGTGATCCAGCTAACTCTTTATCTCTTTCATAGTAGTTTTTACTTTTCTGAGCTTAGAAAAAGGTAATTAGTTCTTTTTTTTGCCAATAGCATATTTTTATCTCCGAAAACAACTCATGTTTATCTAAGTCTCAGCTGGATACGAGCTGGATACTTTTTTTAGGAGGATAGGATGACCTATGAGTTGTAAACCGATAACATTTCGTAATGTTCCACCTGATACTTTCAAGTGCATGAAGAAAAAGCTTCAGGATTATGGTATTCATGTTCCTGAGGGCAATAGAGGGGAACTCTCAGGCAAAGGGGTTACTGCAGATTATGAATGGGATGGACAGTCCAATCTTACGATTACGATCACAGAAAAACCGTTTATTGTTAGCTGTGATACTGCAGCCCGAAAAATAAAGGACTTTGTGAAAGAGTGTCATGGCTCCTGAAAAATCCGGGTAAAGCTTCTTCGGGCAGGAGGAAAGAAGAAAATGGGCGAAAGGAAACTGGATACTGAAGGCTGTCAGGGGATTAAATTCAGGAATGTGACGCCTGAAGTCTTTTCCTGCATGAAGAAAAAACTCCAAACCTACGGGATCGAAACCTCACCTGGAGACTTCGGAAGGCTTGAAGGAAACGGAATAGTAGCCCACTTTAGCTGGGATGGGGAGGCAAATCTAATAATCGAAATAAAGGAAAGGCCCTCAACTACTTACTGTGGGCAGGTAAGCGGAAAACTGAAGGCTTTCATGCGTGAGTGCCAGGGATATTAAATGAATAAACTTTTTTCATCACTATATTTTTTCTGTTTCAGTTATGGAACTGCCCAGGCAAGTCAGTTATTTCATTTCTATTCCTTATATAAGAAGGCTAGGCAGCGATTATACATAGCAGGGCAGCTATGACCAGTGCCATTCCTGAGGACAGAGTCAGGCTGTTGGTATCTATCTCAGGAATTGCCTTCGTGGAAAGAATGATAGATGCAAAAGATTCTCCGATTGCTATTCCAAAATGCCTGCCTGTGTTTGCAATAATTGAAGCGATAGCTGCTCTACCTTTATGCAGTCCCCTTTATCTCAATATTGTTTGGACTCTGTAAAAGGGAATATCCAGCTGCAAACAGGCCCATTGAGAGTATAACTATAATCAATTTTTGGCTTAATATCCCCAAGGCACATATCAGAAGGGCTGAGAAGGCTATTAACAATCCCGTAGCTAAGAAGTATTGCCATATAGAACGGTCGTACAGCCATCCTATTATCGGAGAGCCGATCACCAAGACAAAGGGAATGACCATCATATTTGCCAGAAAAAATTCTGAAAGCTATAGAAACTCGTTCTATAGATGAGGTTAGTGTGAATCTTTATGAAATTGATTTACAGTGCAGGTAGATATCAGCCAGGAAACCCGGAATTACTTGAAGTAAACGGATAATTGCTCATTCCGCCCGGGACAGGGAGGTAAATCTGCGAATTGAAACCAGATGCATCCCTTAACTGTTTACTGTAGACAGGTAAATGGAAAACTCAGGTCTTTCGTGAGAGAATGTCAGGGAAACTGAAAATAAGATCAGCTATTTATCTGTCTAAACTTATTAAATTTTTTTTGAGTGAAAAAAATTTTCAGCCTATATTACGCAGATCAATGAATCTATAAAATGTGAAATATACTTTTCAATTTTGAAGTCTGTTTTCTGCTGAACATCTATAATTACAAATAGTCCCAATAGATTTTATTTGTTGAATTTTTTTTTAATATATGGATTATATGAAAATTATCTTATAGTTCATCTAGAATAAATATGAAAAAAAATGAAATCTGATAAACATTAACCTTCAGGTGTTCAGGTTTGTTTATGGGATAATGGAGGTATATTTATTAGGGTTAAAGTAAGCATAGTTTTAATTTCGTTGATAGCTTTGCTGAGTACCGTTACAGCTGCGAGTGCATGCCTTACTATCGATGTCAAACCATATTCATGTCCAAACCCGATAAATTTGAAAAATAATGGAGTAGTAACTGTTGCTGCCGATGGTGTAGCCCTCTATAATGACTTTGGTAAAACGTCTGTGGAGGCTTTGAATGATTTCCAGGTTCTCGGAGTTTATCTCCAAAAAACTGATGATTATTCTTATCCCGAGTCTGACCGTTATGCTCTTGAGTTTGATGAGGATGCTACGAGACTAGCAGTTGAAAATGTCCTGATAGCACCTTGCTGCGGTGGCACACCTATCGAAGATGATACGCCCGATCTTCTTATAAAACTCAAAAATCTTAACTATAACGGTGCAAATCCTTTGCCTAAAGGTGAATACTATCTATTTGTTCATTATACCTTAGATAATGGAGAGCATACATACTACACGGCACTTGATTGCATCAGGATAATGTATTAACTTTAATGCCGTGAAACAGAGCATCTGGTATGCTCTGTAAATTGTTTTTTGGATTAACTCTTTACATATATTGTAACATTTTTGGTCTTTTCTCTGATCTTCTCCTCAAAACAGATATCTTTCTTTTGATTATAAACTGATATGAGCTGTAAAAAACTGTTACTTTTCCTGTTTTTTCTTCTCTTTCCTTTCTCTTCTCCTTATCAAACACTTATGAGCATTTCCCACGAGGTCGAGCCGTCCTGCCTTTTCTAGAGCCTCATATACAAGCTCGTAATTTGCAGGGCTCCTGTAATGCATAAGGGCTCTTTGCATGGCTTTTTCTTTTTTGTCCCTTGCAACATACACTTTTTTGCCTGTAAACGGGTCAAGCTCTGTGTAGTACATGCAGGTTGACACTGTCATGGGAGTTGGAGTGAAGTCCTGAACCTGTTCGGTATATCCTCCATGGTCCCGCACATACTCTGCCATCTCTATCATATCTTTAAGGGTACAGCCCGGGTGGCCCGACATCAGGTAGTTTACAATATACTGTTCCTTGCCGCATTTTTTGTTAAAGGCAGCAAATTTTTCAGTAAATTTCTCATAAACTTCCTTTCCGGGTTTGGACATTGCATCGGTTACTCGCCTTGAGAAATGTTCAGGTGCAATCCGAAGCTGCCCGCTTATATGGTGGGCGCAGAGCTCCTCTAAATATTCCTCATCCTCAAGGGCAAGATCATAGCGTACTCCGTAGCCTGTAAAGACCTGCCTGACCCCGGGAAGCTCGCGCAGACGCTTCATCAATTCAAGCAGCTTTTTGTGGCTGGTGTCAAGAGCAGGACAGATCTGCGGATAGAGGCAGGCTTTATCCAGGCAGACTCCTCTCTTTTCCCAAGTCCTGCACCCCATTCCGTACATATTGGCAGTTGGACCTCCGACTCCGTTAATTATACCTTTGAAGTTCGGCTTTTCCGTAAGCTTCTTTGCCTCGCGCAGGACGGACTCGATGCTGCGGCTAGCAATCATGCGCCCCTGATGCTGTGTAATGGCGCAAAAGGAACAGCCTCCGAAACAGCCTCTGTGCGTTGTCAGGGAGAATTTTACCATCTCAAGAGCAGGGATGGGTTCTTTATAGGAAGGGTGAGCTTCACCCATATACGGCAGCTCATAAACATGATCAAGTTCCTCTTCTGTCAGGGGGCGCATTGGCCTATTCTGCATGATCACAGCCTTCGGATGAGGCTGGACAACACCCTTTCCGGTTACAGGATTCTGTTCAAGGAAGTATGTGCGGAAAGCCTTTGCAAAGGCTGCTTTATCCTGAGAAACTTCAGAAAACGAAGGGATTTCGATGTATTCTTTGGGAAATTCGGCTGCTTCCGAGGCTATATCCCAAGCTACAGTTTCCGTAGTCCCTTTGCTCTTTTCTTTAAGTTCTTTCCACGCTTTGACTTCCATTTTCCAGACAGTGCCGGGGATGTCTCTTATTTCCCGGAGATCATCTCCTTTCTGAAGACGTTTTGCAATTTCCACAATCTGGAGTTCTCCCATGCCGTAAACTATAAGGTCAGCAGGGGCGTCGGCCAGAATTGACTGCCTTACCTTATCCGAAAGATAATCATAATGGGCAAAGCGCCGTAAGGAAGCCTCAATTCCTCCAAGTACTATTGGCACATCAGGAAAGGCTTCTTTTATCCTGTTTGAATAGATGATTGTTGCGCGATTCGGGCGAAGCCCTGCTTTACCTCCGGGGGAATATGCGTCCTTATCTCGCGGCTTAAGGCCGGGGGTCAGGTTGCTAACCATTGAGTCGGTGTTTCCTGCGCTTACGGAAAAAAAGAGCCTGGGTTTTCCAAGCTTTTTGAAGTCTTCAGGACTGTCCCAGCGTGGCTGGGCAATTATTCCTACCCTGAAGCCGGCATCTTCAAGGACTCTTCCGATTATTGCAGTTCCAAAACTGGAGTGGTCCACATAGGCATCTCCGGTGACCAGGATAATATCAAGTTCTTTCCAACCGCGAGCTTTTACTTCTTCAGGGCTCATCGGGAGAAACTTCGATAGAGGAAGGGATGAAGAAAAACCTTTTTTCTGCTTTTTTTCTTTTTTCTCAGTTTTAGTCTCAGATCTCGATTCTGTTTTCTTTCCTTTTCCTTCCGAGTCCTCCACAAACTCCATTTTTTTCGATTTTCTCGCGGCATTTGCTCTGAATTTTACTTCCATTCCTGTTTCTACCTTTTTCGGAACGAAAGAGCTGGTTTTTTTGGCAGGAATTTCTCCACCCGTTTTTCTATCCGTCTCTCTCTTCGTCTTCCTATCCGTTTCCCTATTCGATTTTCTTCTGCTGAACTTTCTATTTTCTTCGGGAACTGATTCATTTTTTACTGCTCTATCTTTTGCCATATTCTGTTTCCGGGCTCCTGACCCTCTCAATTTCCATATTCAGCATCTATCAAACATTTATCTGACATCTAAAATTTACAATACCTGAGCTAGTTTAAACAGCCGCTGTTTTTCAGGTCGGAATTTCCTCAAACCTCAAAGACCTTCATTCTCCCATCATCATTTTCAGCATAGTGTATGATGCCATAATCTGCTTGTTTCCGTCCCTATCCGCAGGAGCTCCGTGTCCGGAGTATAGCGTTTTTACATCAAGTTTTGTAAGCTTCTCTACGGAACCAAGCATTTTTTCAGGCACCGAACCTTCAAAGTCCATTCTCCCGAAGCCTCCTCCCGGAAAGACAGTATCTCCTGAAAAAAGGCTTTTTGAAACCGGCTCATAGAGACAGATACTGCCCTTTGAATGGCCCGGAGTGTGAATAACTTCAAGATATTCTCCGTTTCCTATGACAATTTTATCCCCTTCTTCATATATAATTGTGGGTTTAACAGCAGGTGCACGGTCTCCAAAAAGCACGGAGACACTCATATATTCATCGTTTACACCTTCAAGGTCAGCTTTATGTATTCCTACCTCTGCCCCGCTCTTTTCTGCAATTGCTGCTGCTGCTGCTGTGTGATCATAATGGCAATGGGTCAGGACAATAAGTTTAAGATCTGTAAGTTTGATGTGTTTTTCAAGTTGTTTAATGATCAGGTCACTGTTCATTCCTGCATCGATAAGGACTTTCCCGTTTACAAGGTAGACACTGGAATCGTAAGCTGTAGGGCAAATATATCGGACTTCCATATTTCTTCCTCTTCTGTTCCTTTTTCTGTTATCTCTTTCCTTTCTTTCCTTTTTCTTTCCTTTTTATTCTTTTTTCCTTCTTTTTCTCAGAACTATTTTAAAACTTTATATTTTGAAAACCCTGCGTGCGTTTTCAGTTGCGAATTTAGCAATCTCTGCAGTTTCCATTTCCTTAAGTTTCGCTACTACAGGAATTGAATCCACAATGAAAGCAGGCTCGTTTCTGCCTTTGCGCGGGGAAAGGAAAGGACTGTCGGTTTCCAGGAGCAGGTTTTCAGGGGGCACTTCTGCTGCAAGGGTCTGGTGATGTTCGGAAAAACAGACAAGCGTCGCCAGGGAAATATGGTATCCTGTGTCCACAATTTCTCTCATTGTCTCAACAGAACCGCTGTAGCAGTGGTAAATTACTGTGTCCACATCCCTGACAAGCTTCAGGACTTCAGTTTCAGCCATCCTAGCGTGCACAACGAGAGGTTTGCTCAGTTCTTTTGCAAGCTCGATTACTTTTTTGAAAGATGCTGTTTGCCTCTCACGTTCTTCATTCGTTTTGCAGTCCTGAAAGTCCAGGCCGGCTTCTCCTATACCAGCTGCATTTCCTGCGTTAGCTTCTATCTGGGCAAGGATTGCATCTATATCTTTATCACTGCCTTCCCTGCCTATATCAGGGCTCAGTCCCAGTGTGGCATGAATATCTTCGTTCTTCTCCGCAAGTTCAAGGCTCATACGGTTGCCTTTAAGGGAGATTCCGGAGTTGATCATTCCGACAACTCCTGCTTTCCG
The genomic region above belongs to Methanosarcina horonobensis HB-1 = JCM 15518 and contains:
- a CDS encoding (Fe-S)-binding protein codes for the protein MKNEGKKDEVRKEIERAEELNGKVISEKNGKILPFEVDRRSVYKCVQCGTCRSVCPVFDVVGWESANTRGRMLIIKSLLEGRPPSEDVLSSLASCTTCGICAAKCPAGANPPEVVEAARAQLVKCGVTTEAQEKLRAAVTTSGNSFGETRSRLHWLSDAECTKLPAKSDYIYFVGCFDSYRYPEFAKKTFEVLQRFGVTLLPDERCCASPLLRTGFREDAEKVMQHNLEQIRKVGAHTIITSCAGCYTTLKNNYPEELRVISLPEFLAEHLEELNLKRLDLTVTYHDPCHLGRHNKVYEAPRKVIQAICTLKEMKNIKENSRCCGGGGGVRIGYPDISLELARNRLGDVPEGVDYIVTSCPLCVRNLRDAGGDIEIIDIVELVAMAME
- a CDS encoding TatD family hydrolase; translated protein: MEYKPMPYPIIDSHCHLDFPKFNPDREEAILRARKAGVVGMINSGISLKGNRMSLELAEKNEDIHATLGLSPDIGREGSDKDIDAILAQIEANAGNAAGIGEAGLDFQDCKTNEERERQTASFKKVIELAKELSKPLVVHARMAETEVLKLVRDVDTVIYHCYSGSVETMREIVDTGYHISLATLVCFSEHHQTLAAEVPPENLLLETDSPFLSPRKGRNEPAFIVDSIPVVAKLKEMETAEIAKFATENARRVFKI
- a CDS encoding YgiQ family radical SAM protein, which translates into the protein MSPEEVKARGWKELDIILVTGDAYVDHSSFGTAIIGRVLEDAGFRVGIIAQPRWDSPEDFKKLGKPRLFFSVSAGNTDSMVSNLTPGLKPRDKDAYSPGGKAGLRPNRATIIYSNRIKEAFPDVPIVLGGIEASLRRFAHYDYLSDKVRQSILADAPADLIVYGMGELQIVEIAKRLQKGDDLREIRDIPGTVWKMEVKAWKELKEKSKGTTETVAWDIASEAAEFPKEYIEIPSFSEVSQDKAAFAKAFRTYFLEQNPVTGKGVVQPHPKAVIMQNRPMRPLTEEELDHVYELPYMGEAHPSYKEPIPALEMVKFSLTTHRGCFGGCSFCAITQHQGRMIASRSIESVLREAKKLTEKPNFKGIINGVGGPTANMYGMGCRTWEKRGVCLDKACLYPQICPALDTSHKKLLELMKRLRELPGVRQVFTGYGVRYDLALEDEEYLEELCAHHISGQLRIAPEHFSRRVTDAMSKPGKEVYEKFTEKFAAFNKKCGKEQYIVNYLMSGHPGCTLKDMIEMAEYVRDHGGYTEQVQDFTPTPMTVSTCMYYTELDPFTGKKVYVARDKKEKAMQRALMHYRSPANYELVYEALEKAGRLDLVGNAHKCLIRRRERKEKKKQEK
- a CDS encoding MBL fold metallo-hydrolase, which codes for MEVRYICPTAYDSSVYLVNGKVLIDAGMNSDLIIKQLEKHIKLTDLKLIVLTHCHYDHTAAAAAIAEKSGAEVGIHKADLEGVNDEYMSVSVLFGDRAPAVKPTIIYEEGDKIVIGNGEYLEVIHTPGHSKGSICLYEPVSKSLFSGDTVFPGGGFGRMDFEGSVPEKMLGSVEKLTKLDVKTLYSGHGAPADRDGNKQIMASYTMLKMMMGE